The proteins below are encoded in one region of Phycisphaerae bacterium:
- a CDS encoding NifB/NifX family molybdenum-iron cluster-binding protein: MKIAVPVANGRLCLHFGHCSQFVIHEVDPAVKRTLRREYLTPPPHEPGVLPRWLHEKGVNAVIAGGMGQRAQQLFAENGVEVIVGAPDGDPDEIVAAYLSGNLKAGDNICDH; the protein is encoded by the coding sequence ATGAAGATTGCCGTGCCGGTCGCCAATGGCCGCTTATGCCTGCACTTCGGGCACTGCTCGCAGTTTGTCATTCATGAAGTGGACCCCGCGGTCAAGAGAACGCTGCGAAGGGAATACCTGACCCCACCACCCCACGAACCGGGTGTGCTGCCCCGCTGGCTCCACGAAAAGGGCGTGAATGCCGTCATTGCCGGCGGCATGGGCCAGCGGGCACAGCAGCTGTTCGCGGAGAATGGAGTCGAGGTCATTGTCGGCGCGCCCGACGGCGATCCTGACGAGATCGTCGCCGCCTATCTGTCGGGGAACCTGAAAGCCGGTGACAACATCTGTGATCACTGA
- a CDS encoding FkbM family methyltransferase gives MTRFLPRLYPGWVYDYFCRQFLRSRRYSYAQCGEDMILDVIFLNRDNGFYVDVGANNPFEQSNTCHFYRKGWTGINIDALPNSMREFNKHRPRDINLEIPISDIEEVLIYHMYETSFYNGFSPAEPADIDHVKLIGTRSVQTQTLSRVLDGHVLGHEIDFLSVDVEGWDLRVLKSNDWSRFRPKVVVVESFAYGDSASSTTAGIGGYLDQNGYLYLCGTLVNAFYIERSFCRSRFGGCREPGP, from the coding sequence ATGACGAGATTCCTACCTAGGCTTTATCCTGGATGGGTGTATGACTACTTCTGCCGTCAATTCCTCAGAAGTCGTCGCTACTCGTATGCTCAGTGCGGCGAGGACATGATATTGGATGTGATCTTCCTGAACAGGGACAACGGTTTCTATGTTGATGTGGGGGCGAACAATCCCTTTGAGCAATCGAACACATGTCATTTCTACAGAAAGGGCTGGACGGGCATCAATATCGATGCTCTTCCCAACAGCATGAGGGAGTTCAACAAGCACCGGCCCCGCGACATCAACCTGGAGATACCGATCTCAGATATAGAAGAGGTTTTGATCTACCATATGTATGAAACCTCCTTTTATAACGGGTTTTCTCCCGCGGAGCCTGCGGACATTGATCACGTGAAGCTAATCGGTACGAGGTCGGTGCAAACGCAAACACTGTCAAGAGTGCTGGACGGACATGTTTTGGGTCATGAGATTGACTTCTTGTCCGTTGATGTGGAAGGATGGGACTTGAGAGTGCTTAAGTCAAATGACTGGTCGAGATTCAGGCCCAAGGTGGTGGTCGTCGAGTCCTTCGCGTACGGCGATAGTGCAAGCAGCACTACAGCTGGAATTGGCGGGTATCTGGACCAAAATGGCTACCTGTATCTGTGCGGTACGCTCGTGAATGCATTCTACATCGAGCGCTCCTTCTGCCGAAGTCGGTTCGGCGGGTGTCGAGAGCCTGGACCCTGA
- a CDS encoding MBL fold metallo-hydrolase — MVKRLAITVLAENTVIRGGLLAEHGLALWVESLDWLASRVGRIFSTRANPVELSAGVWLTGQIPRHHDCEDTGGSFFLDESLTELDAIIDDQALYVKTGNGIVVLLGCAHAGVANTLDHVCASTGEDRIHAVLGGMHLLNANERRLDRTSQRLRDLAVQRIGLAHCTGFGPMVRLYQELPYRCFQCASGMRVQFE, encoded by the coding sequence GTGGTCAAGCGATTAGCGATCACGGTCCTCGCGGAGAACACCGTCATCCGAGGCGGCCTGCTGGCGGAACACGGGCTGGCGCTCTGGGTCGAGTCCCTTGATTGGCTCGCGTCGCGCGTAGGACGGATCTTCTCGACTCGCGCCAATCCGGTGGAGTTGAGTGCAGGAGTCTGGCTTACCGGCCAGATCCCGCGGCACCACGATTGTGAGGACACCGGCGGGTCGTTCTTCCTCGACGAGTCACTCACCGAACTGGATGCGATCATCGATGACCAGGCCCTCTACGTGAAGACCGGCAACGGCATCGTCGTGTTGTTGGGCTGCGCCCATGCCGGCGTCGCGAACACGCTGGACCACGTCTGTGCATCGACTGGAGAAGATCGGATCCACGCTGTTCTCGGCGGCATGCATCTGCTGAACGCGAACGAGCGACGCTTGGATCGGACTAGCCAGAGGCTTCGTGATCTTGCGGTGCAACGAATCGGCCTCGCTCACTGTACCGGCTTCGGCCCGATGGTCAGGTTGTATCAGGAATTGCCGTATCGGTGTTTCCAATGTGCGAGTGGAATGCGAGTCCAGTTTGAGTGA
- a CDS encoding PaaI family thioesterase, with protein sequence MITDLSRKCHPSCLVCGSDRPDGLGLRFQRQADGSVIAEFDCGATFQGYPDRMHGGVTAMLLDAAMTHCLFARNVAGLTAKLAIRYHRAVTVGVPATVRARIVDAQPPLYYLESEVVQNGDIRTTAKATFWDSAYGDLVCESDLDSAEHRPVCSSQT encoded by the coding sequence GTGATCACTGACCTCAGCCGCAAGTGCCATCCCTCGTGCCTGGTGTGCGGCAGCGACCGGCCGGACGGCCTGGGTCTGCGTTTCCAGCGGCAAGCCGACGGGAGTGTTATCGCCGAGTTCGACTGCGGTGCGACGTTCCAGGGCTATCCCGACCGCATGCACGGCGGCGTCACCGCCATGTTGCTCGATGCCGCGATGACCCATTGCCTTTTCGCCAGAAACGTTGCCGGACTGACCGCGAAGCTCGCCATTCGCTATCACCGTGCGGTGACCGTCGGCGTGCCGGCCACCGTTCGGGCGCGGATCGTGGACGCCCAGCCGCCGCTCTACTACCTCGAGTCCGAGGTTGTCCAGAACGGTGACATCCGTACCACCGCGAAAGCGACCTTCTGGGATTCGGCTTACGGAGACTTGGTCTGCGAATCCGACCTCGATTCGGCGGAGCATCGACCCGTCTGTTCGTCGCAGACCTGA